A part of Leishmania panamensis strain MHOM/PA/94/PSC-1 chromosome 34 sequence genomic DNA contains:
- a CDS encoding hypothetical protein (TriTrypDB/GeneDB-style sysID: LpmP.34.2450), with protein MKLQPRERRERQDYLVEHAAALQLGKLYLGWGRGKPRLKSKRATPTVESKQKVAKTSPRAPAKETKKVRRNPASPVLPVAKRPPGRPRKTSPPAARVESTPTKSKSCGRPPTTPAKAPRKPTARESVRSGKNLNPAVKPLSSKAVAAVGNGDKLPCKPPPRAPRKTAAVLTTKTVVQHRRRANRNAPPVIPNPVPTPALSLGEAEEAVDGSNVSVLVRTMNGTSFGLACTFESTLYDLKRRILEIIIPRAASASPAPAVRLPMLVMNGRALGPETATLAALRFPARPTVYCFPEPG; from the coding sequence ATGAAGCTGCAACCACGCGAGCGTCGAGAGCGGCAAGACTACCTTGTGGAGcacgcggctgcgctgcagctgggcaAGCTCTACCTCGGTTGGGGCCGCGGCAAACCACGCCTAAAGTCCAAGCGCGCAACACCCACGGTTGAGTCAAAGCAGAAGGTGGCGAAGACATCGCCACGCGCGCCAGCCAAGGAGACGAAGAAGGTACGCAGGAACCCTGCCTCACCTGTACTCCCCGTCGCGAAGCGTCCTCCTGGAAGGCCGCGCAAAACGTCACCACCGGCCGCGCGAGTCGAGAGCACGCCGACCAAAAGCAAAAGCTGCGGACGTCCCCCTACGACCCCAGCGAAGGCACCCCGAAAGCCAACCGCGCGGGAGAGCGTGCGATCTGGCAAGAACCTGAACCCGGCAGTCAAGCCACTTTCCTcaaaggcggtggcggccgtgGGTAACGGCGACAAGCTGCCATGcaagccaccgccgcgcgctCCCCGCAAgactgctgcggtgcttACCACGAAGACTGtcgtgcagcaccgtcgcaggGCCAACAGGAATGCACCACCGGTGATCCCCAACCCAGTCCCTACGCCGGCACTCTCGCTCGGtgaagcagaggaggcagtggaCGGCAGCAACGTTTCCGTGCTCGTGCGCACCATGAACGGCACGAGCTTCGGCCTGGCATGCACCTTCGAGTCGACTCTGTACGACCTCAAGCGCCGCATCCTCGAGATCATCATACCACGCGCCGCGTCGGCGTCtccggcgccggcggtgcgctTGCCGATGCTGGTCATGAACGGGCGGGCGCTTGGGCCTGAGACCGCCACCCTGGCCGCGCTGCGCTTCCCGGCGCGGCCGACGGTCTACTGCTTTCCGGAGCCTGGCTGA
- a CDS encoding TFIIF-stimulated CTD phosphatase, putative (TriTrypDB/GeneDB-style sysID: LpmP.34.2460): protein MTESPPKLTPPPNGSALLRENLFEEKKDDDDGELLKRREPTMLLKGKKLIAPPSDGTKRYTVVFDLDETVVYARDGPLYARAYLKDLFRFIKDDFEVIVWTAGERDYAKCILEEINEDHIIQHLVYRHEKWFREEDYTKDLRQLGRDLNYTLMIENTPDCVRANPQNSIIVEDFEVLPETTEEEGSMPTSPVPTPPPPPAQAADMIPTADEAKDTAALQASSTAAAARSAAEGGGGSGGSQSPLRRRRTTDRTLFLLRELLQSLLKSGDTVPRFLASCELLSRQTVIGSDGSDIPIYHLGTRRRRKDAGVQRKQVRINRDKSSAAAAPAEATSPSQDAPAESAAKEKTLPAEDSDGSDHVAHSSDSSADTPQSPSADPPRQGVQDQLECAHAGGVGKEEEGALHP from the coding sequence ATGACGGAGTCACCGCCAAAGCTGACCCCGCCACCAAACGggagcgcgctgctgcgggaaAACCTCTttgaggagaagaaggatgacgacgacggcgagcTACTGAAGCGGCGCGAACCGACAATGCTGCTGAAGGGAAAGAAGCTCATTGCCCCTCCTTCGGACGGCACGAAGCGCTACACTGTCGTCTTTGACCTCGATGAAACCGTTGTGTATGCGAGGGACGGCCCCCTCTATGCACGCGCGTACCTGAAAGACCTTTTCCGCTTCATCAAGGACGACTTCGAGGTGATTGTGTGGACCGCCGGCGAGCGCGACTACGCCAAGTGCATCCTCGAGGAGATCAACGAGGACCACATCATCCAGCACCTCGTCTACCGGCACGAGAAGTGGTTCCGCGAGGAGGACTACACAAAGGACTTGCGACAACTTGGCCGAGACCTGAACTATACCCTCATGATCGAGAACACCCCTGACTGCGTGCGCGCAAACCCGCAGAACAGCATCATCGTGGAGGACTTCGAGGTACTGCCAGAGACAACCGAGGAAGAAGGCTCGATGCCAACGTCGCCGGTGCCcacgcccccgcccccgccagcGCAGGCGGCGGATATGATCCCAACGGCGGACGAAGCGAAGgacaccgctgcactgcaagccagcagcacagccgcggctgcgaggtcggcagcggagggcggaggcggcagcggcggttcGCAATCACCactgcgacggcgccgcacCACTGATCGCacactctttctcttgcgCGAGCTGTTACAGTCGCTTCTGAAAAGCGGGGATACGGTGCCGCGCTTTCTTGCCTCGTGCGAGCTGCTCTCGCGACAGACGGTGATCGGTTCTGACGGCAGTGACATCCCCATCTACCACCTCGGCACACGGAGGAGACGCAAGGACGCGGGGGTGCAGCGGAAGCAAGTGCGGATAAACCGAGACAAGTCatcggcagctgctgcccccgCTGAGGCCACATCGCCTTCTCAGGACGCACCGGCGGAGAGcgcagcgaaagagaagacgctGCCTGCcgaggacagcgacggcagcgatcaCGTGGCGCACTCGAGCGACTCGTCAGCCGACACACCACAGTCTCCCTCCGCAGACCCACCGCGGCAGGGTGTGCAGGACCAGCTAGAGTGCGCACATGCTGGAGGCGTgggcaaagaggaagaaggagcacTGCATCCCTGA
- a CDS encoding hypothetical protein (TriTrypDB/GeneDB-style sysID: LpmP.34.2470), with the protein MLRIRVGLRLRFVRLPHIDGERVFRDVISFVEPEDRSYDDLRALVEAKISFMELGHSDFTVFHAEEHSGDRIVVDTAYFSALLRQWARRGTKERSLPKRTAVPEMAGLTLLGESPSTLISPEYQDHCSGAGVRAVHTGDTSNDDGGDDDDDDRPPDILACFEIELHSSQSVAAATTAATSGMVSSTSRVVPSPVQCAALTRENLARLCDGEDTKLGASVLVPAPGAASLNKQVGGIDLRTALRSAHPPDPNTEVLVPVRELTCPPGHVKFYLRCILLAVRFKTPKPGLMVAELDLGDAEDVTQAITAVTFDEVVHKAIRDHLRGDRRQVLELRQVYVRRKNDVDVRYQTNAHPLLLRLDRSSKMEVVRILATPAPQPGGGAIVTVREQLGSAGVVDVTQFMGRKPQPHRLHHFSSGASGASSSENGTSFGGVGGGAYPPACSSSSSSSGPRRTTFTMSTSSGNAGASTALVSGVVPSNFGQELRSRQEMLLRQQRPVDVPPIEPGVAIVTARDVREREPLVEQHANREEQRKMRIRRKVEVSTQCLLCGLDCSNAAACMAVVRQQLTKSSRNRGTQVPEFEQVKRDLSDRRRVPEGKAPTRLLCTQTFVNSATRTVHVVHPRCAHLCSAYQSGSELEDIVVCDLSMNMCALCGMPGACVACYHPLCTEMFHVVCALYSGGYVNFGQRDPFLPCPACPRHTQVVVSKKRLEGSNILHVDHSCWEDGVAFDSRVVEATDLRDPDQNDGQ; encoded by the coding sequence ATGTTGCGCATCCGTGTCGGCCTCCGACTGCGATTTGTGAGGCTACCGCACATCGACGGCGAGCGCGTGTTTCGCGATGTGATCAGCTTCGTAGAGCCGGAGGATCGAAGCTATGACGATCTTCGCGCGCTGGTGGAGGCGAAGATCAGCTTCATGGAGCTCGGACACTCCGACTTCACCGTCTTCCACGCCGAGGAGCACAGCGGTGACCGTATTGTCGTGGACACTGCCTACTTTAGTGCGCTCCTGCGGCAATGGGCACGCAGAGGGACAAAAGAACGTTCGCTGCCTAAGCGAACCGCCGTGCCGGAGATGGCAGGACTAACTCTTCTCGGCGAGTCGCCCTCGACCCTTATTAGCCCCGAATATCAAGACCATTGTAGTGGCGCCGGTGTACGCGCGGTGCACACGGGCGACACGAGTAatgatgacggcggcgacgacgacgacgacgatcgTCCACCGGATATACTGGCGTGCTTTGAAATTGAACTACACAGTAGTCAGTCTGTTGCTGCggctaccaccgccgccacctcagGTATGGTTTCGTCCACGTCTCGTGTGGTGCCGTCACCGGTGCAGTGTGCCGCGCTCACGCGCGAGAACCTAGCACGGCTGTGCGACGGTGAGGACACGAAACTTGGTGCGTCAGTCTTAGTCCCAGCGCCTGGGGCTGCATCACTGAACAAACAGGTCGGTGGGATAGACCTCCGCACGGCTTTGCGGAGCGCCCATCCACCTGACCCTAATACCGAAGTTCTGGTGCCTGTTCGCGAGCTGACGTGCCCGCCCGGGCACGTCAAGTTCTACTTGCGCTGCATCCTGCTTGCCGTGCGCTTCAAAACACCTAAGCCTGGGCTGATGGTAGCCGAACTCGACCTGGGCGACGCCGAGGACGTCACGCAGGCGATCACCGCAGTCACTTTTGACGAGGTGGTTCACAAGGCCATACGCGACCACCTTCGCGGGGACCGCCGGCAAGTtctggagctgcgccaggtGTACGTGCGGCGTAAGAATGACGTGGACGTACGCTACCAGACCAACgcgcacccgctgctgcttcgcctcgATCGGTCGTCTAAaatggaggtggtgcgcatCCTCGCAacgccggcgccgcagccaggcggtggtgccatcGTCACGGTGCGCGAGCAGCTAGGCTCGGCAGGGGTCGTGGACGTGACCCAATTCATGGGGCGGAagccgcagccgcatcgGTTACATCACTTCTCTAGTGGTGCTAGTGGCGCTTCATCATCAGAGAACGGCACCTCTTTCGGCGgagtcggcggtggcgcgtaTCCTCCTGCgtgctcctcgtcctcctcctcctcgggcCCGCGACGAACGACCTTCACCatgagcacctccagcggcaATGCTGGCGCGAGCACAGCGCTTGTCAGTGGTGTGGTTCCGTCGAACTTCGGAcaggagctgcgcagtcGTCAAGAGAtgctgctccgccagcaACGCCCCGTGGATGTCCCACCGATTGAGCCTGGAGTCGCGATTGTCACTGCGCGCGATGTTCGCGAGCGTGAGCCActggtggagcagcacgccAACCGCGAGGAACAGCGAAAGATGCGTATTCGCCGCAAGGTAGAGGTGTCAACGCAGTGTCTGCTCTGTGGGCTGGATTGCAGTAACGCGGCAGCTTGCATGGCAGTGGTCCGGCAGCAGCTCACGAAAAGCTCGCGCAACCGCGGCACACAAGTGCCTGAATTCGAGCAGGTGAAGCGCGACCTCTCCGACCGTCGGCGGGTCCCGGAGGGGAAGGCGCCTACGCGACTGTTATGCACACAGACCTTTGTGAACAGCGCTACTCGCACCGTGCACGTCGTTCACCCGCGCTGCGCACACCTGTGCTCCGCCTACCAAAGTGGGAGCGAGTTGGAAGATATTGTCGTGTGCGACCTGAGTATGAACATGTGCGCGCTTTGCGGGATGCccggcgcgtgcgtggctTGCTACCACCCCCTGTGTACGGAGATGTTCCACGTGGTGTGTGCCCTCTACAGTGGCGGCTACGTAAACTTTGGCCAGCGCGATCCTTTTTTGCCCTGCCCCGCCTGCCCGCGGCACACGCAGGTGGTCGTATCGAAGAAGAGGTTAGAGGGAAGCAACATCTTGCATGTTGATCACAGCTGCTGGGAGGATGGAGTCGCCTTCGACTCGCGTGTGGTGGAGGCCACAGACCTCCGCGACCCGGACCAGAACGACGGCCAATGA
- a CDS encoding pseudouridine synthase, putative (TriTrypDB/GeneDB-style sysID: LpmP.34.2480) codes for MKWSFDDYIVEEELPSDAFVSSMSVDVKSRTSFVLRLLSEGVPDTVVERQLRERLPRHMPFHFLSPVDFVSCASRYVWLRCDGAQAAQLLSDSFQREQLWHTGTGDVYVSPLQEVRVDPKAEHFPLHLLPSTRYTVTLRNIQGSLGDVLPQLRSVAQNGFLNYSHAARHGVGLYRVYKDTTLLLRREYGEFLRNYLRRLTEGTTQVEREMPVLQEVLASPRSSRRDWSGVVEGMEAAVKCDAQAYARTRQTGVYPPHHDLLLDFVRRAADVAPRHHDSAQIIREAVRPLVLQEALHAITDVHFNALASLRWQRGGDAVAVGDIVRVHDLTSQQPAAADSALDVFVGAADHINGAMLSSAHQEWSALSLEQLRAAPTTAAYRRIATKAEAAQYRLTDVVLPTFGRHVAHLPLMSEEKGDALFATLAKELRVEGLAEMRLAPRAAFRPLLQLPNNMSFYLVDEKRGWDWEEDAGAALLKASLYHDQDGILRYRSPMSRRTGKNMVARLGIRDDTARRFFLKPAQKLGMTCVMQFTLPAGSHATSAIREAFMMATLSPSAIFRLLTARWS; via the coding sequence ATGAAGTGGTCCTTCGACGACTATatagtggaggaggagctacCAAGCGACGCCTTCGTTTCATCTATGTCAGTGGACGTTAAGTCTCGCACGAGCTTCGTTCTGCGTCTCCTCAGCGAAGGGGTACCAGACACTGTTGTGGAACGGCAGTTGCGTGAGCGATTGCCGCGGCACATGCCGTTTCACTTCCTTTCCCCCGTTGACTTCGTCAGCTGCGCGTCGCGCTACGTTTGGCTGCGTTGTGATGGCGCACAGGCGGCCCAGTTGCTGAGCGACTCCTTTCAGCGTGAACAGCTGTGGCACACTGGGACAGGAGATGTGTACGTCAGTCCTctgcaggaggtgcgtgTCGATCCCAAGGCTGAGCatttccctcttcacttgCTCCCCAGCACCCGGTACACCGTCACCCTGCGCAATATTCAAGGCAGCTTAGGCgatgtgctgccgcagcttcgAAGTGTCGCCCAAAACGGGTTTCTGAACTACTCCCACGCTGCTCGGCACGGTGTGGGGCTTTACCGGGTTTACAAAGacacgacgctgctgctgcgtcgcgaGTACGGCGAATTCCTCCGAAACTATCTGAGACGCCTCACCGAAGGCACCACCCAAGTGGAGCGAGAGATGCCTGtactgcaggaggtgctcgcCTCACCGCGCAGTTCGAGGCGTGATTGGAGCGGCGTGGTTGAAGGAATGGAGGCTGCCGTCAAGTGTGACGCGCAGGCTTACGCGCGGACACGGCAGACTGGTGTTTACCCACCCCATCACGATCTGCTCCTGGACTTCGTACGTCGGGCAGCAGACGTTGCGCCGCGTCACCATGACTCGGCCCAGATCATTCGCGAAGCAGTGCGGCCGCTCGTCCTTCAAGAGGCACTGCACGCTATCACAGACGTGCACTTTAACGCACTGGCTTCCCTCCGCTGGCAACGCGGAGGTGACGCCGTCGCAGTTGGGGACATTGTTCGAGTTCACGACCTGACCTCTCAGCagcccgctgcagctgataGCGCACTCGACGTCTTCGTTGGTGCGGCGGACCACATCAACGGCGCGATGCTCTCTTCAGCGCATCAAGAGTGGTCAGCGCTCTCACTTGAGCAACTCCGTGCTGCGCCCACGACGGCTGCCTACCGACGCATTGCCACCAAAGCAGAGGCTGCCCAGTATCGCCTTACCGATGTTGTGCTGCCGACGTTTGGCAGGCATGTGGCCCACCTTCCACTCATGtcggaggagaagggcgaTGCTCTCTTTGCCACTCTCGCTAAAGAGCTTCGGGTGGAAGGCCTAGCCGAAATGCGCCTCGCACCACGCGCAGCTTTTCGCCCGCTCCTACAGCTGCCCAACAACATGTCGTTTTACCTGGTGGATGAGAAACGCGGCTGGGACTGGGAAGAGGACGCCGGAGCGGCGCTTCTCAAGGCGTCGCTCTACCACGATCAGGATGGAATTCTACGCTACCGATCGCCCATGTCGCGGCGGACGGGCAAAAACATGGTGGCACGTCTTGGGATTCGTGATGACACTGCCCGCAGGTTTTTCCTCAAGCCGGCACAGAAGCTCGGCATGACGTGTGTAATGCAGTTCACGCTTCCTGCCGGAAGCCACGCGACATCGGCGATTCGAGAGGCATTTATGATGgccactctctccccctccgccaTCTTCCGCCTGCTGACCGCCAGGTGGTCGTGA
- a CDS encoding hypothetical protein (TriTrypDB/GeneDB-style sysID: LpmP.34.2490), producing the protein MVLDKSRISILSSTKVDGDKLSSVGDTMESLVPASRRLQLEEERCCPLCCVTYGALISSAAVFCIAVSGTAVSIFAESRVNYTVNGAMRQTAWIAFPGVLVGATLHYFMAEAMWSNKKNSWGQAWTKAIVANAGLWTTAICLGTLAWRKGLPLTSAGRRLYHRYPIPSEPLEVRLLRTSREFFTGMGATYWLSGVASGHLGFVTCVSFCVSANRPYFMMAPHGGYAHRCMPPWRRQQLHAMALGGASTEQLTVAQQQERTPKKPSIK; encoded by the coding sequence ATGGTGCTGGACAAGAGCCGCATTTCAATTCTCAGCTCCACTAAAGTGGATGGCGACAAACTCAGCAGTGTAGGGGATACAATGGAGTCCCTGGTCCCCGCTAGCCGTCGGCTGCAgcttgaggaggagaggtgctGCCCTCTTTGCTGTGTCACGTACGGCGCCCTCATCTCCAGCGCCGCGGTGTTTTGTATCGCGGTATCCGGCACCGCAGTGTCTATCTTTGCAGAGTCGCGCGTGAACTATACAGTGAATGGTGCGATGCGGCAGACTGCATGGATTGCGTTCCCGGGCGTGCTGGTAGGTGCCACGCTGCATTACTTCATGGCAGAGGCGATGTGGAGCAACAAGAAAAACTCGTGGGGTCAAGCGTGGACGAAGGCGATAGTTGCAAACGCGGGGCTCTGGACCACAGCAATCTGCCTCGGCACTCTCGCATGGCGAAAGGGGCTGCCGCTCACTTCCGCAGGTCGTCGCCTCTATCACCGCTACCCAATCCCCTCTGAACCTCTGGAGGTacgactgctgcgcaccaGTCGTGAATTTTTCACCGGAATGGGCGCCACCTACTGGCTGAGCGGGGTGGCGAGCGGCCACCTGGGCTTTGTCACATGTGTTTCGTTTTGTGTGTCAGCAAATCGCCCGTACTTCATGATGGCTCCGCACGGCGGATACGCGCACCGGTGTATGCCGCCgtggcgacgacagcagctccATGCAATGGCGCTGGGAGGTGCCTCGACGGAGCAGCTCaccgtggcgcagcagcaggagcgaaCCCCCAAGAAGCCATCCATCAAGTGA
- a CDS encoding hypothetical protein (TriTrypDB/GeneDB-style sysID: LpmP.34.2500): protein MRSTETPSQDMAEPLPSAPLLEVATSTRFPAPGGDDGKREEVTMLSGFSPSVSTVDASTLVGPTARDKLTKHPVEKIVVANEGASTPSLVGDTTQFRITKRLPFLADTEGTEVILGETSQGFLSSPLPSSATTCNYHCTPQHSTDASSPEDKELDRHVDGGDDDDAARGNAIQDKYNITSGWVDNLPTGDSTASLDKPMHGTASSEVPSVAPFIGSKKRRRGGAGGKHDPANGGGGERKRRAQRADDAEVQAAFKHSQRVLRKQAKSVNMRDVFSQTLSLPLPLQVPTDTLGNPSSFPSKTPLADTPTNDSDANADAATTATAGVSSSSSLRIRSPACSPASLLSPSSPSSSSVWSPGVVGELTSRFLAQVQQQKRQKFEQMVSRELTQSQTLSQTQSLTQHPRQHGDAENGQGSGDGEYNPRTCTYYGMANDFTIPVDELVIGDEDNEAANWMPADPSSPTSQHARRMIQRDPVTSDETVLLGASSGEEGRFASCSNTLAEGQKAEDEEVSQQQEQAMRSLARKHEIWKLKQQQLRAQEQVELDERAKAMQKQRSTKLVTAVTAAAASSGNIHFARGDAEGTPATPAPLFTCSFRTYQASATGIDRGNDSGGVNATVAPRSTQSAKLSAEAISMIRRINSFDNTSTQRVVVFGTAASKQGKDKRMQR from the coding sequence ATGCGCTCAACCGAGACGCCATCACAGGATATGGCTGAGCCGTTGCCATCTGCCCCATTGCTAGAGGTCGCCACCAGCACACGGTTCCCCGCGCctggcggcgatgatggcaAGCGTGAAGAAGTCACCATGCTCTCCGGCTTTTCTCCATCCGTTTCCACCGTCGACGCCTCCACACTCGTGGGGCCCACAGCCAGAGACAAACTCACGAAACACCCAGTGGAGAAGATCGTCGTAGCCAACGAAGGTGCGAGCACTCCTTCTCTTGTGGGCGACACGACACAGTTCAGGATAACGAAGAGGTTGCCGTTTCTGGCGGACACGGAGGGCACCGAGGTGATTCTTGGTGAAACCTCACAGGGCTTCTTGTCCTCACCACTACCGTCTTCCGCAACGACCTGCAACTACCATTGCACCCCCCAGCACAGCACTGACGCCTCCAGTCCGGAAGATAAAGAATTAGACCGGCATGTTGACGGaggcgatgacgatgatgcGGCGCGAGGCAACGCGATACAAGACAAGTACAACATCACATCCGGGTGGGTCGACAACCTCCCGACAGGCGACTCAACTGCTTCCCTTGATAAACCCATGCACGGCACTGCTAGTTCCGAGGTACCGTCTGTGGCGCCATTCATAGGGAGCAAGAAGCGCAGGCgcggaggagctggtggGAAGCATGACCCTGCgaacggtggtggtggggaacGCAAGCGTCGCGCGCAGAGGGCTGATGATGCCGAGGTCCAAGCAGCCTTCAAGCACTCCCAGCGAGTGCTGCGGAAGCAGGCAAAATCGGTGAACATGAGAGACGTGTTCTCCCAGACGCTTTCACTACCGTTGCCGCTGCAAGTCCCCACTGATACTCTGGGCAACCCCTCATCCTTTCCTTCCAAGACCCCGCTTGCTGACACGCCCACTAACGACAGCGATGCAAATGCTGATGCCGCTACTACTGCTACGGCGGGTGTgtcctcgtcctcatcgcTCCGAATTCGCTCCCCTGCTTGCTCACCAGCGTCGCTTTTATCGCCGTCTTCGCCatcaagcagcagcgtgtggtCCCCAGGTGTGGTAGGAGAGCTGACGAGCCGGTTCCTTgcacaggtgcagcagcagaagcggcagaagTTTGAGCAGATGGTATCACGAGAGCTTACCCAGTCCCAGACGTTGAGCCAGACGCAGAGCCTTACACAACACCCACGACAGCACGGCGATGCTGAGAATGGTCAGggcagtggcgacggcgagtaCAACCCTCGTACGTGCACGTACTACGGGATGGCGAATGACTTCACCATACCGGTTGACGAGCTCGTGATTGGGGACGAGGACAATGAGGCGGCGAACTGGATGCCGGCCGATCCGTCCTCGCCTACCTCACAGCACGCGCGGCGCATGATCCAGCGGGATCCAGTTACAAGCGACGAGACTGTGCTACTGGGAGCCAGCTcgggcgaggaggggagatTTGCGTCGTGCTCCAACACGCTTGCCGAAGGTCAAAAGGctgaggacgaggaggtgtcacagcagcaagagcaggCAATGAGGTCGCTCGCCCGCAAGCATGAAATCTGGaagctgaagcagcaacagctgcgGGCCCAGGAGCAGGTCGAATTGGACGAGCGCGCTAAGGCAATGCAGAAACAGCGGTCGACCAAACTCGTCACAgctgtcaccgccgctgccgcttcttccgGCAACATCCACTTTGCCcgcggcgacgctgaagGGACTCCGGCGACGCCTGCGCCGTTGTTCACCTGCTCCTTTCGCACTTATCAGGCTTCTGCAACAGGCATAGACCGCGGCAATgacagtggtggtgtgaATGCTACTGTGGCCCCGCGCTCTACTCAATCGGCAAAATTGTCTGCAGAGGCTATTTCAATGATTCGCCGCATCAACAGCTTTGACAACACCTCAACCCagcgcgtcgtcgtctttggcacagcggcgtcgaAACAGGGGAAGGATAAGCGCATGCAGCGGTGA
- a CDS encoding ankyrin repeat protein, putative (TriTrypDB/GeneDB-style sysID: LpmP.34.2510), with the protein MSDTGSSPDSTTRWVPPAETIYDACRRGNAERFMGYVEKGGCLSECDDQKLTLLHHAAFSGNMAFVKAILDRSGTQQVMIDAADREGWTPLHYAADRGHTQVAAALLDEGASVNARDTAKRTPMHLAALSGRADVVAMLLRNGASKTAKNVAGMTPVDCAKEADQAAVIAQLE; encoded by the coding sequence ATGTCAGACACTGGGTCCTCCCCCGACAGCACCACACGGTGGGTACCCCCTGCAGAGACTATCTACGATGCTTGCCGGCGCGGTAACGCCGAGCGCTTCATGGGATACGTAGAGAAGGGTGGATGCCTCAGCGAGTGTGATGATCAGAAACTCACTTTGCTTCATCACGCCGCCTTTTCGGGCAACATGGCCTTTGTCAAAGCAATCCTtgaccgcagcggcacgcagcAAGTTATGATTGATGCTGCCGACAGGGAAGGGTGGACGCCGTTGCACTACGCCGCGGATCGTGGACACACGCaggtcgctgcagcgctactCGACGAAGGGGCCAGCGTAAACGCACGCGACACCGCGAAGCGCACACCCATGCAtctcgccgctctctccGGTAGAGCAGATGTAGTGGCGATGCTGCTTCGCAATGGTGCCTCAAAGACGGCCAAGAATGTGGCGGGCATGACCCCGGTGGATTGTGCCAAGGAGGCGGACCAAGCAGCTGTTATTGCGCAGCTCGAGTAG
- a CDS encoding hypothetical protein (TriTrypDB/GeneDB-style sysID: LpmP.34.2520) — protein sequence MGEDSDPTGLVRSVTSRTFSPSDAAGHMTDEQTAARLLQQSRGAAQSIQAQVESCVSRFKLMSTRLDTLLKERQETQPKVEKVAQSSHLERYMEVVSLNVGGERFTVPLSTLLSKDAPNYFHILLGSEETGWVAPVFKDEHDTIFIDRDPSCFKYIVDYLRGYHYFNLLKEDSLRRLKVDAAYYQLPGLLAMLGDVDRDTELQFSPGPGVSPERNRLRVVYGVAVVGDVSLVTGRHTITYEVKVADYVGFGLISESCVNTDQEFHKIPDCCVYYMSGVFYTNYPYHRKEENLERIENGDFVTVKVDLEKGYVEYVLKNSRKMISLGRARRLRFATTMKLASRVRIVPPEEVRRRLSPIHYSFEE from the coding sequence ATGGGCGAGGACAGTGATCCGACCGGGCTGGTGCGCTCTGTCACTTCGCGGACGTTCTCCCCtagcgacgctgctggccaCATGACCGACGAGCAAACGGCGGCTCGTCTGCTGCAACAGtcacgcggcgccgcgcagtCGATTCaggcgcaggtggagagTTGCGTGTCTCGCTTCAAGCTGATGTCGACGCGCCTAGACACGCTCTTGAAAGAGCGGCAAGAGACACAGCcgaaggtggagaaggttGCACAGTCGAGCCACCTTGAGCGCTACATGGAAGTGGTATCGCTCAACGTGGGTGGGGAACGCTTCACAGTGCCGCTGTCGACGTTGCTGAGCAAGGACGCCCCGAACTACTTTCACATCCTCCTGGGCTCTGAGGAAACGGGGTGGGTAGCGCCGGTCTTCAAAGATGAGCATGACACCATCTTCATTGACCGCGATCCCTCCTGTTTCAAGTACATTGTTGACTACCTTCGCGGCTACCACTACTTTAACCTGCTCAAAGAAGACTCGTTGCGGCGCCTCAAGGTGGACGCGGCGTACTATCAACTGCCTGGGCTACTGGCAATGCTGGGGGATGTGGACCGCGACACCGAGCTGCAGTTTAGCCCCGGCCCTGGTGTGAGTCCCGAGCGCAACCGGTTGCGCGTGGTATATGGCGTGGCCGTTGTCGGCGACGTGTCTCTTGTCACGGGGCGGCACACGATCACGTACGAAGTGAAGGTAGCCGACTACGTAGGGTTTGGCCTCATTTCTGAGTCGTGTGTCAACACAGACCAGGAGTTCCACAAGATACCGGACTGCTGCGTCTACTACATGTCCGGTGTGTTCTACACTAACTACCCGTACCACCGCAAGGAGGAAAACCTGGAGCGCATCGAGAACGGAGACTTCGTAACTGTTAAGGTCGACCTCGAGAAGGGCTACGTTGAGTATGTGTTGAAAAACTCGCGGAAGATGATCTCTCTCGGCCGTGCTCGTCGACTGCGCTTCGCAACTACAATGAAGCTAGCTTCGCGCGTGCGCATTGTTCCGCCAGAAGAGGTACGGCGTCGTCTGTCTCCTATCCACTACAGCTTTGAGGAATAA